From Candidatus Woesearchaeota archaeon, the proteins below share one genomic window:
- a CDS encoding HypC/HybG/HupF family hydrogenase formation chaperone, with translation MCLAIPGRITEIDGEKAIVDYGSEKREARLLDKSFKVGDYVIVGGKIVLDRIPEQEALEAIKAWESLK, from the coding sequence ATGTGCCTTGCAATACCTGGAAGAATAACTGAAATTGACGGCGAAAAAGCCATTGTTGATTATGGCTCTGAAAAAAGGGAAGCAAGGCTGCTGGATAAAAGCTTTAAAGTAGGAGACTATGTAATAGTGGGCGGCAAAATAGTTCTTGACAGGATTCCCGAGCAGGAAGCTTTAGAGGCAATAAAAGCCTGGGAATCGCTAAAATGA
- a CDS encoding Ni/Fe hydrogenase subunit alpha: METNHTIKLNHIAKIEGHAKLNIRIENGRVEKAKIETFEGARFFEDIIKNRKYGDAPVLTSRICGTCSPSHLVTSLKAVEDAFNVKVSEQTKLLRELLVLGSYLQNHTLHLYFLSLPDYLGFDSAIEMASKHPKEVERALKMKKIGNEIVAIIGGREVHPITPIIGGFSKLPPKNEVNALLRMLESIKQDAVESVKLFSDLKYPSFERETKYFALESDKYSLIDGAISCTGNMCIPTKDYQNHFREYFEEGSKSEFVVAEGNSYMVGALARLNNNFEKLPKNIQDMVPFRIPSFSPFSNNVAQAIELLFCVERAIEILRDLELEEEGCSEIKIKAGRGVGITEAPRGMLFHDYTFDENGFVKKANITTPTSQNLRNMEDDIKAFLPGILSLKESEIVLQLEKLIRAYDPCISCSTHFLKVNWEK; the protein is encoded by the coding sequence ATGGAAACAAATCATACAATCAAGCTCAACCACATTGCAAAGATCGAAGGCCATGCCAAGCTGAATATCAGAATAGAGAATGGCAGGGTTGAAAAAGCAAAAATAGAAACATTTGAAGGAGCAAGATTTTTTGAAGACATTATAAAGAACAGAAAATACGGGGATGCTCCTGTGCTGACATCAAGGATCTGCGGCACTTGTTCCCCCTCGCATCTTGTAACATCCTTAAAAGCTGTTGAGGACGCATTCAATGTTAAAGTCAGCGAGCAGACAAAATTATTAAGAGAGCTGCTTGTTTTGGGCTCTTATCTGCAGAATCACACACTGCACCTTTATTTTCTTTCGCTGCCCGATTACCTTGGCTTTGACTCTGCCATCGAGATGGCTTCAAAGCATCCGAAAGAGGTTGAAAGAGCCTTGAAGATGAAAAAAATAGGAAATGAGATCGTTGCAATAATTGGCGGCAGGGAAGTGCATCCGATAACGCCAATAATAGGCGGATTCTCAAAGCTTCCTCCAAAAAACGAAGTAAATGCTTTGCTCAGAATGCTTGAAAGCATAAAGCAGGATGCAGTTGAATCTGTTAAATTATTTTCTGATCTGAAATATCCCTCATTTGAGCGGGAAACAAAATATTTTGCGCTTGAATCTGATAAGTATTCCCTTATTGACGGAGCAATATCCTGCACAGGCAATATGTGCATTCCAACTAAAGATTACCAGAATCATTTCAGGGAATATTTTGAGGAAGGATCAAAATCGGAATTCGTTGTTGCAGAGGGCAACAGCTATATGGTTGGCGCTTTGGCAAGGCTTAACAATAATTTTGAAAAGCTGCCTAAAAACATTCAGGATATGGTTCCATTTAGGATTCCAAGCTTTTCGCCTTTCAGCAATAATGTGGCGCAGGCAATTGAGCTTCTTTTTTGTGTTGAAAGGGCAATTGAAATTCTAAGGGATCTGGAATTAGAGGAAGAAGGCTGCTCTGAAATAAAAATCAAAGCAGGCAGAGGCGTTGGAATTACAGAAGCTCCAAGAGGGATGCTGTTCCATGACTATACTTTTGATGAAAACGGTTTTGTAAAGAAAGCCAACATTACAACCCCCACATCGCAGAATTTGAGGAACATGGAGGATGACATAAAGGCATTCCTGCCCGGGATCTTGAGCTTGAAAGAAAGCGAGATCGTGCTGCAGCTTGAAAAATTGATTAGAGCTTATGATCCATGCATTTCATGCTCAACGCATTTCTTAAAAGTGAATTGGGAGAAATGA
- a CDS encoding DMT family transporter: MIEKRGLLLVFLTAIISGFSIFINKFGIVGINSDIFTFSKNTVVAVFLFAVILSLGNFKELKKLTKKQWLLLASIGLIGGSVPFLLFFRGLQMTSSAMGSLIHKTMFVYVGIFAVIFLKEKLSKKIIIPALLLLIGNLIILKISAFSFNYGDLLILIAALFWAAENTLSKHVLKELSGNTVAFGRMFFGSLFILIYLVATKEIFLMKSLNVEQMTWIIATSLILLGYVLAWYNGLKHVDVTLATSVLLLGSPVTTTLNYLFLNAALTVNDVVGGVFLVAGIIAMILLSKRIQSTTSTAYP, translated from the coding sequence ATGATTGAAAAAAGAGGCCTGCTCCTTGTTTTCTTGACAGCAATAATCAGCGGCTTCTCTATTTTCATAAACAAATTCGGCATAGTAGGCATAAACTCCGATATTTTCACATTTTCAAAAAATACAGTTGTTGCAGTGTTTTTATTTGCAGTTATCCTTTCATTAGGCAATTTCAAAGAACTTAAAAAACTTACAAAAAAGCAATGGCTGTTATTGGCATCAATTGGCCTTATCGGCGGCTCTGTTCCGTTTTTATTGTTTTTCAGAGGCCTTCAGATGACATCTTCTGCAATGGGCTCGTTGATCCACAAAACAATGTTTGTTTATGTTGGAATTTTTGCAGTTATTTTTTTAAAGGAAAAGTTAAGCAAAAAAATTATAATCCCTGCATTGCTGCTATTGATAGGCAACCTTATAATTCTGAAAATAAGCGCCTTTTCATTCAATTACGGCGATTTATTAATCCTAATCGCGGCCTTGTTCTGGGCAGCTGAAAACACATTGTCAAAGCATGTATTGAAGGAGCTGAGCGGCAATACAGTTGCATTCGGGAGGATGTTTTTCGGATCTTTATTTATTTTGATTTATCTGGTTGCAACAAAAGAAATATTCTTGATGAAATCCTTGAATGTTGAGCAGATGACGTGGATAATAGCAACATCATTGATCCTTTTAGGGTATGTATTAGCCTGGTATAATGGATTAAAGCACGTAGATGTTACATTGGCAACTTCAGTATTATTACTGGGATCGCCGGTAACAACCACGCTTAATTATCTGTTTTTGAATGCAGCTTTGACTGTGAATGATGTTGTCGGAGGAGTGTTTTTAGTGGCTGGGATTATTGCAATGATTTTATTATCAAAAAGAATTCAATCCACAACCTCAACCGCATACCCGTAA
- the ppsA gene encoding phosphoenolpyruvate synthase, translating to MSEIQRISEHAQKPKVFDRLKSFILWFNDLGIEDVPLVGGKNASLGEMYRQLTKKGINIPNGFAVTAYAYRYFLKTEKIGDDIKRIFKGLKTTSIKDLSERGQKTRELIKSAEFPYELKRAITKAYDKLCKQYGKNCDVAVRSSATAEDLPDASFAGQQETYLNIRGHSQLLDACKKCFASLFTDRAISYRVDKKFDHFKVYLSIGIQKMVRSDKASAGVMFTIDTETGFRDVVLINASYGLGENVVQGAVNPDEYYIFKQTLKQGRNAIISKAVGEKKIKMIYYEGGNKTTKNVPTTEEERRNFVLTDKEILALAKWGCVIEDHYSRKAGHHKPMDIEWAKDGETDKLFIVQARPETVQSQKNRNIYEIYELKKRGKIIVTGHSVGEKIGQGRANVIKNVHEISRFKQGDVLVTDMTDPDWEPIMKIASAIVTNRGGRTCHAAIISRELGIPCIVGTNNGTEKIKTGQNITASCAEGDIGFIYEGLLDFKKKVVDLKTIPKTKTKIMMNIAEPDQALELSFIPNDGVGLAREEFIINSYIKIHPLALLNFKKLKDEDAKQMIEELTSNYKNKADYFVDKLAQGAAMLAAAFYPKDVILRFSDFKTNEYANLIGGKQFEPHEENPMIGWRGASRYYSENYKDGFALECRAIKRVRDEMGLTNLKVMIPFCRTIEEGKKVLKEMEKNGLKRGENHLQVYVMCEIPSNVILAEKFSEIFDGFSIGSNDLTQLTLGLDRDSELVSSIYDERNEAVKRLVSIVIEIAKEKGRKIGICGQAASDFPEFAQFLVECGIDSISLNPDSVLKMILKISEKEKQLNKKARPI from the coding sequence ATGTCAGAAATTCAAAGGATTTCTGAGCATGCTCAAAAACCAAAGGTTTTTGACAGGTTAAAATCCTTTATTCTGTGGTTTAATGATCTTGGCATAGAGGATGTTCCGCTTGTCGGAGGCAAAAATGCCTCTTTAGGAGAAATGTACAGGCAGCTTACAAAGAAAGGCATCAATATACCGAATGGATTTGCAGTAACAGCCTATGCTTACAGATATTTCCTGAAAACAGAAAAAATAGGCGATGACATAAAAAGAATTTTCAAAGGGCTGAAAACAACGAGCATAAAAGACCTGTCAGAAAGAGGCCAAAAGACAAGGGAATTAATCAAATCAGCAGAGTTTCCTTATGAATTAAAGCGCGCAATAACAAAAGCTTACGATAAGCTGTGCAAACAATACGGCAAGAACTGCGATGTTGCAGTAAGGTCATCAGCCACAGCAGAAGATTTGCCGGATGCAAGCTTTGCAGGCCAGCAGGAAACTTATCTCAACATAAGAGGCCATTCTCAATTGCTAGATGCATGCAAAAAATGTTTCGCCTCTTTATTCACAGACAGGGCGATAAGCTACAGAGTGGATAAAAAATTCGATCATTTCAAAGTTTACCTTTCAATTGGAATCCAAAAAATGGTCAGAAGCGACAAGGCTTCAGCAGGGGTTATGTTTACAATAGACACTGAAACAGGATTCAGGGATGTTGTTCTGATAAATGCATCTTACGGATTGGGAGAAAATGTTGTGCAGGGAGCAGTCAATCCCGATGAATATTACATTTTCAAGCAGACATTAAAGCAGGGCCGTAATGCAATAATCAGCAAAGCTGTTGGCGAGAAAAAGATAAAAATGATTTATTATGAAGGCGGAAATAAGACAACAAAGAATGTTCCGACAACAGAAGAGGAAAGAAGAAATTTTGTTTTGACAGACAAGGAAATATTGGCATTGGCAAAATGGGGCTGCGTAATTGAGGACCATTACAGCAGGAAAGCAGGCCATCACAAGCCAATGGACATAGAATGGGCAAAGGACGGCGAAACAGACAAGCTTTTCATTGTGCAGGCAAGGCCTGAAACAGTGCAGAGCCAGAAAAACAGGAACATATATGAAATTTATGAGCTGAAAAAAAGAGGCAAAATAATTGTGACAGGCCATTCTGTTGGAGAAAAGATCGGACAAGGCAGAGCAAATGTGATAAAAAATGTCCATGAAATCTCAAGGTTCAAGCAAGGAGATGTTTTAGTCACAGATATGACAGATCCAGATTGGGAGCCGATAATGAAAATAGCGTCTGCGATTGTAACTAATAGAGGGGGGCGCACATGCCACGCAGCAATCATCTCCCGTGAACTGGGAATTCCGTGCATTGTCGGCACAAACAACGGAACTGAAAAAATAAAAACAGGCCAGAATATCACAGCGAGCTGCGCAGAAGGTGATATTGGCTTTATATATGAGGGATTGCTGGATTTTAAAAAAAAGGTTGTTGACCTCAAAACAATTCCAAAAACAAAAACAAAAATAATGATGAACATTGCAGAGCCTGACCAGGCTTTAGAGCTTTCATTCATCCCTAATGATGGCGTTGGCCTGGCAAGAGAGGAGTTCATAATAAATTCTTACATTAAAATTCATCCTCTTGCTTTGCTCAATTTTAAAAAACTTAAAGATGAAGACGCAAAGCAGATGATAGAAGAGCTTACATCAAATTACAAAAACAAGGCAGATTATTTTGTAGACAAGCTTGCGCAAGGAGCAGCAATGCTCGCAGCAGCATTCTATCCGAAAGACGTCATACTGAGATTTTCTGATTTCAAGACAAATGAATATGCGAATCTTATTGGAGGAAAGCAGTTTGAGCCGCATGAGGAAAACCCGATGATCGGCTGGAGAGGCGCATCAAGGTATTACTCTGAAAATTATAAAGACGGATTTGCATTGGAATGCAGGGCAATCAAAAGAGTAAGGGATGAAATGGGTCTGACAAATTTAAAAGTCATGATTCCTTTCTGCAGGACAATAGAAGAAGGAAAAAAAGTTCTGAAAGAAATGGAGAAAAACGGATTGAAAAGGGGAGAAAATCATTTGCAGGTTTATGTGATGTGTGAAATTCCTTCAAATGTCATATTGGCTGAAAAATTCTCTGAGATATTCGATGGATTCAGCATTGGCTCTAATGACCTGACGCAGCTGACATTGGGCCTTGACAGAGATTCTGAATTGGTTTCCTCGATATATGATGAAAGGAATGAAGCAGTCAAAAGATTAGTTAGCATTGTGATCGAGATCGCAAAGGAGAAAGGCAGGAAAATAGGCATATGCGGGCAAGCAGCATCTGATTTTCCCGAATTTGCGCAGTTTCTTGTAGAATGCGGCATTGATTCAATTTCTCTAAACCCCGACAGTGTTTTGAAGATGATATTGAAGATTTCTGAAAAGGAAAAACAACTAAATAAAAAGGCAAGACCTATTTAA
- a CDS encoding aminotransferase class I/II-fold pyridoxal phosphate-dependent enzyme gives MNIETIAVHGAGGCDPQTGAIATPIITAKNGAFRGIEDPIKIEYCRTQNPTRETLEKTVAELEGGSNAFAFSSGIAAINCVFQTLGRGDHVVFSKKLYAGSIRLCDLILSKFLEIDFVDPINTKSLKKAIKQNTKYIFIETPTNPLLEIVDLEAIKDISSSAGVPFIVDNTFATPCLLRPFEYGAETIIHSTSKYLGGHNDLVGGVIVTRNKGLAENLKLYAKTLGATPSPYDVYNTIRGIKTLALRVKKHCENAQIIAEFLAGNADVSRVYYPGLTSHPGHETAKKQMKGFGGVVSFEVKGDYKKFAKNIADNAPPIYLAESLGGVESLLTHPATMSHAYLTKKQRAEIGIKDNLFRLSPGIENSEDIIAKLKAALYSS, from the coding sequence ATGAACATCGAAACAATTGCAGTCCATGGCGCTGGCGGCTGTGATCCGCAGACAGGCGCAATCGCCACCCCAATAATAACCGCAAAGAACGGCGCGTTCAGGGGAATAGAAGACCCGATAAAGATAGAATACTGCAGAACCCAAAATCCTACAAGGGAGACATTGGAAAAGACAGTTGCAGAGCTTGAAGGAGGAAGTAATGCATTTGCATTCTCTTCAGGAATTGCTGCAATAAACTGCGTATTCCAGACATTGGGCAGAGGGGATCATGTTGTTTTCAGCAAAAAACTATACGCAGGATCAATCAGGTTGTGCGACCTCATACTGTCAAAGTTTCTGGAGATTGACTTTGTTGATCCTATCAATACAAAAAGCCTGAAAAAAGCCATAAAGCAGAATACAAAATACATTTTCATAGAAACTCCGACTAATCCTCTGCTCGAGATTGTTGATCTGGAAGCAATCAAGGATATTTCATCTTCAGCAGGCGTTCCATTTATTGTTGACAACACTTTTGCAACTCCATGTTTATTGCGGCCTTTTGAATATGGCGCGGAAACAATAATCCACTCAACAAGCAAATATCTCGGAGGGCATAATGATCTTGTCGGCGGGGTTATTGTAACAAGAAACAAAGGATTGGCTGAAAATCTTAAGCTTTACGCCAAAACACTTGGAGCAACGCCATCGCCTTATGATGTTTACAACACGATAAGGGGAATAAAAACCCTTGCATTGAGAGTGAAGAAGCACTGCGAAAACGCCCAGATAATCGCTGAATTTTTAGCCGGGAATGCCGATGTTTCAAGAGTTTATTATCCTGGCTTAACTTCTCATCCCGGGCATGAAACTGCAAAAAAGCAGATGAAAGGATTTGGAGGGGTTGTGTCTTTTGAAGTCAAAGGAGATTATAAAAAATTCGCAAAAAACATAGCAGATAATGCGCCTCCTATTTATCTTGCAGAATCCCTTGGCGGAGTTGAATCATTATTAACGCACCCGGCTACAATGAGCCATGCTTACTTGACGAAAAAGCAAAGGGCAGAAATCGGGATCAAGGACAATCTGTTCAGGCTCTCGCCAGGCATAGAAAACAGCGAAGACATCATCGCTAAATTAAAAGCCGCGCTTTACAGCTCATGA
- a CDS encoding oxidoreductase, which produces MRLRLEMDKLKIGIFALTSCQGCMWNILNLEHNLIELMKIVNIANFELIKKKNEEGPFDVALIEGCITTEEEQQQAVKIREKSKFIIAFGTCATYGGVPTIRNFLDLHDQVEALPPNPLFLKQIAARGIDAFIKVDYFMRGCPIDKKEFINVMKDLVVGKKPKQITHNVCFECRQKENICLLQKGEPCMGPITYAGCNALCPSHSTPCYGCFGPMEDANLDAEIEQFKKCGLTTEDIKRYFRTFAGTSKVFKKFNEDIKK; this is translated from the coding sequence ATGAGGTTAAGGCTTGAGATGGATAAGCTAAAAATCGGCATATTTGCGCTGACAAGCTGCCAGGGCTGCATGTGGAATATACTTAATCTGGAGCATAACCTGATAGAGCTTATGAAAATAGTCAATATAGCTAATTTCGAGCTGATCAAAAAAAAGAACGAAGAAGGCCCTTTTGATGTTGCGCTTATTGAAGGCTGCATTACAACGGAAGAGGAGCAGCAGCAGGCAGTTAAAATAAGAGAAAAAAGCAAATTCATAATAGCATTCGGAACATGCGCAACTTACGGCGGGGTTCCAACAATAAGGAATTTTCTTGACTTGCATGACCAGGTTGAAGCTCTGCCTCCGAATCCATTATTCTTGAAGCAAATTGCTGCCCGCGGCATTGATGCTTTCATTAAGGTTGATTATTTCATGCGCGGCTGCCCGATTGACAAGAAAGAATTCATAAATGTAATGAAAGACCTTGTTGTTGGAAAAAAGCCAAAACAAATAACACATAATGTGTGCTTTGAATGCAGGCAGAAAGAGAATATCTGCTTGCTGCAGAAAGGAGAGCCCTGCATGGGCCCGATAACATATGCCGGCTGCAATGCTTTATGCCCTTCGCATTCAACCCCGTGCTATGGCTGCTTCGGGCCAATGGAAGATGCAAATCTTGATGCTGAGATCGAGCAGTTTAAAAAGTGCGGCTTGACAACAGAGGACATTAAAAGGTATTTCAGGACATTTGCAGGAACGTCAAAAGTGTTTAAGAAGTTCAACGAAGATATTAAAAAATAA
- a CDS encoding phosphoglycerate kinase: MLSIEDLENYYRGKKVIIRVDFNVPMEGTNITDDSRIVAALPTIKYVRSRGGKVILMSHLGRPDGKVMKEFSLKPVAKKLEELLNVTVKMASDCIGENVKKTVYGMKEGDVVLLENLRFHPEEEANNYVFAERLTELADIYINDAFGTAHRAHASTEGIAEIMKKQGKKVAAGYLMMKEIEMLKPLLKPKGCSVAIIGGAKVKDKIGVVKFLARMYGAVLIGGGMANTFFKAKGYGIGSSKFEKDFVEEVKQLLNSQYGEKIFIPIDALTGIVPVKIKEGKEEKDYKKAAYSGKVDFSAGSIKDGEDALDISEKTIALYKSEIAKAKTIFWNGPMGVFEVEAFINGTMEIAEAVAANKGYTVVGGGDSVAALSKSGLTEKIKWVSTGGGASLEFLENKGHLPGIDVLK; encoded by the coding sequence ATGCTTTCAATAGAAGATTTAGAAAATTATTACAGGGGCAAGAAGGTCATAATAAGAGTTGATTTCAATGTTCCGATGGAAGGAACTAATATAACGGATGATTCCAGAATAGTTGCTGCATTGCCAACAATAAAATATGTGAGAAGCAGAGGCGGCAAAGTAATTCTTATGAGCCATCTAGGAAGGCCTGATGGAAAAGTCATGAAAGAATTTAGCTTAAAGCCTGTTGCTAAAAAGCTTGAAGAGCTGCTTAATGTGACTGTAAAAATGGCTTCGGATTGCATTGGTGAAAATGTTAAAAAGACGGTGTATGGCATGAAAGAAGGCGATGTTGTATTATTGGAAAATTTAAGATTTCATCCAGAAGAAGAGGCCAATAATTATGTATTCGCAGAAAGATTAACAGAGTTGGCTGATATTTACATAAACGACGCATTTGGAACTGCGCATAGGGCGCATGCATCAACAGAGGGCATTGCGGAAATCATGAAGAAACAGGGCAAAAAGGTTGCAGCAGGGTATTTAATGATGAAAGAAATCGAAATGCTGAAGCCCCTGTTAAAGCCGAAAGGCTGCTCTGTTGCAATAATTGGCGGCGCCAAGGTAAAAGACAAAATAGGGGTTGTAAAATTTTTGGCCAGAATGTATGGTGCTGTCCTGATTGGCGGCGGAATGGCAAACACGTTCTTTAAAGCAAAGGGCTATGGCATAGGCAGCTCAAAGTTTGAGAAAGATTTTGTTGAAGAGGTAAAGCAGTTGCTGAATTCGCAATATGGGGAAAAAATTTTCATCCCGATTGATGCGTTGACCGGAATAGTTCCAGTTAAAATCAAAGAAGGCAAGGAAGAAAAAGATTACAAAAAAGCAGCATATTCTGGAAAAGTTGATTTCAGCGCTGGCTCAATTAAAGATGGGGAGGATGCCCTTGATATTAGCGAAAAAACAATTGCATTGTATAAATCAGAGATTGCAAAAGCTAAGACAATATTCTGGAATGGCCCCATGGGTGTTTTTGAAGTTGAGGCATTTATAAACGGCACAATGGAGATCGCAGAAGCTGTTGCGGCAAATAAAGGCTATACTGTTGTCGGCGGCGGCGATTCAGTGGCGGCATTGTCAAAATCCGGCCTGACAGAAAAAATAAAATGGGTCTCGACAGGCGGCGGAGCATCATTGGAATTTCTTGAGAATAAAGGGCATTTGCCAGGGATTGATGTGCTAAAATAA
- the gap gene encoding type I glyceraldehyde-3-phosphate dehydrogenase codes for MVRVAINGFGRIGRLVFRAGYKDKNIEFVAVNDLGDAKTMAHLLKYDSIHRLFPGKVEVKDNNLVVDGKEIKFLSEKDPEKMPWKDLKVDVVVESTGIFTTREGASKHIKAGAKKVLISAPVKGEEKVQTIVRGVNDNKCGGNDLISNASCTTNSLIPVVSVLQAKFGIEAGLMTTIHSYTNDQRILDLPHSDLRRARAAALNIIPTSTGAAKASSEVIPELKGKMDGYAVRVPTPDGSLTDLTVLLKKETTAEELNKVMKEASETYLKGVLQYTEEPIVSTDIIGNPHSSIFDASLTKVIGRLAKVCAWYDNEWGFSLRMIETIKLMAK; via the coding sequence ATGGTTAGAGTTGCAATCAACGGATTTGGCAGAATTGGAAGATTGGTTTTTAGGGCAGGCTACAAGGATAAAAATATCGAGTTTGTTGCAGTAAATGATCTTGGCGATGCAAAGACAATGGCGCATCTTCTGAAATATGATTCAATACATAGATTGTTTCCAGGAAAAGTAGAGGTAAAAGACAACAATCTTGTTGTTGATGGAAAAGAAATAAAATTCCTGTCTGAAAAAGATCCTGAAAAGATGCCCTGGAAAGACCTTAAAGTTGATGTTGTTGTTGAAAGCACAGGCATTTTCACAACAAGGGAAGGCGCTTCAAAGCACATCAAGGCAGGCGCTAAAAAAGTTCTGATTTCTGCTCCGGTAAAAGGCGAGGAAAAAGTGCAGACAATTGTCCGCGGCGTTAATGACAATAAATGCGGCGGAAATGATTTGATTTCAAACGCATCCTGCACAACAAACAGCCTTATCCCTGTTGTTTCGGTTCTGCAGGCAAAATTCGGAATTGAAGCAGGCTTGATGACAACCATACATTCCTATACAAATGACCAAAGGATTCTCGATCTTCCTCATTCTGACTTAAGAAGGGCAAGGGCAGCAGCGCTTAATATCATCCCGACATCAACAGGAGCTGCAAAAGCAAGCTCTGAGGTTATTCCTGAATTGAAGGGAAAGATGGACGGCTATGCAGTCCGAGTCCCGACTCCGGACGGGTCTTTGACTGATTTGACTGTGCTGCTGAAGAAAGAAACAACTGCTGAAGAACTAAACAAAGTGATGAAGGAAGCTTCTGAGACTTATCTTAAAGGAGTATTGCAATACACAGAAGAGCCGATTGTCTCAACAGACATAATAGGCAATCCGCATTCCTCGATCTTCGATGCCTCGCTGACAAAGGTGATCGGAAGGCTGGCAAAAGTATGCGCATGGTATGACAACGAATGGGGCTTCAGCTTGAGGATGATCGAGACGATAAAATTGATGGCGAAATAA
- a CDS encoding hydrogenase maturation nickel metallochaperone HypA gives MHETIIANQLIEEAKKQGNVRKIVVEVGELADMPAEELEETLKAMVPWEVVIVKAKSKVTCPCGYEGDPKIISQEHDAVIYECPECTQVPDVAYGDEIILKEVVVQ, from the coding sequence ATGCATGAAACCATCATTGCTAACCAGCTGATCGAGGAAGCCAAGAAGCAGGGCAATGTGAGGAAGATCGTTGTTGAAGTGGGGGAGCTAGCTGACATGCCTGCTGAAGAGCTAGAGGAAACATTAAAGGCAATGGTGCCATGGGAAGTTGTTATTGTGAAGGCAAAGTCAAAAGTAACCTGTCCATGCGGCTATGAAGGCGATCCAAAGATCATCTCCCAGGAGCATGATGCTGTCATTTATGAATGCCCTGAATGCACCCAAGTGCCTGATGTTGCTTACGGCGATGAGATTATTCTGAAAGAGGTTGTTGTGCAATAA